In Haematobia irritans isolate KBUSLIRL chromosome 1, ASM5000362v1, whole genome shotgun sequence, a genomic segment contains:
- the LOC142219930 gene encoding sodium-independent sulfate anion transporter → MDSTSVKVMQEEATEQLEILHDENGEKKHKRIVFTAKSVNQSAGDRAKKLLRNKVRMLGWIQRYTLEWGINDVIAGITLGLTIIPESIACALLAGLPARYGLCSAFVGPFIYLFFGSIDKVIIGPTSLVALVSVQFTVGKPIEFAFMLTFLSGIVQLIMSGLRMGFIFEFISMPVIKAFSSATAVLVIESQIKVLLGIKYLVTGFIESVKTLFSRYDEASSGDFIMGICAIIFLVLFELLEKLANRRDMNKSFAIACRYLSFSRNTLIVVITAIVSYVWLVLEPQVPYALSKNALSGLPNLTLPIFTIETPEKTFTFWEMVADMNVGIIVIPIVGILTNISIGKLTPKGMVDTNHELFTLGLCNIFGSFFQAMPSSGAFTRYAISKACGLKSPMANLYSGIIVLLALAFLSPYFNYIPESTLAAILICSIFTLLDFKLPMRLWYESKRDFAIWVLCFVVCILCGVEIGLFVSIIVNVAHLLFLWARPEISVKIQEIDDMQYIYVTPGNGIYFPAINYLRSKVLKAAIQAEFQIPIVIDCHKVIGLDFTAAQGFVKLASGLRREEEDSEEDRGGDALLILYRMEVSLQKMIDNVDNLVYCESQEKLREYLTQESLRNGFINLKEHIRASIDLGYKLDIKSES, encoded by the exons ATGGATTCAACATCAGTGAAGGTCATGCAAGAGGAAGCAACGGAGCAATTGGAAATACTCCACGATGAGAATGGAGAAAAGAAACATAAACGCATAGTTTTCACAGCAAAGTCAGTGAATCAAAGTGCAGGGGATCGAGCGAAAAAGTTGCTGAGAAACAAGGTCCGCATGCTTGGCTGGATACAACGCTATACCTTGGAATGGGGTATTAACGATGTCATAGCAGGAATAACTTTGGGCCTAACCATTATACCGGAGAGTATAGCCTGTGCCCTATTAGCTGGCCTTCCTGCCCGCTACGGTCTGTGTTCCGCCTTTGTGGGacctttcatttatttattctttggaTCGATTGACAAGGTTATAATAGGACCCACTAGCCTGGTAGCTTTGGTCAGTGTCCAATTCACAGTGGGTAAGCCTATAGAATTTGCTTTCATGTTGACCTTCCTAAGCGGCATTGTCCAATTAATAATGTCTGGCCTCAGAATGG GTTTCATCTTCGAGTTCATATCCATGCCTGTAATAAAGGCATTCTCTTCGGCAACAGCAGTTCTAGTCATTGAGTCGCAGATTAAAGTTCTCCTAGGCATTAAGTACTTAGTCACTGGCTTTATAGAGTCTGTGAAAACTCTGTTTAGCAGATACGATGAAGCCAGTTCTGGAGATTTCATCATGGGAATATGTGCCATTATATTTCTAGTTCTCTTCGAG CTTTTGGAAAAATTGGCTAACAgacgagatatgaacaaaagcttTGCCATTGCTTGCCGATACCTCTCCTTCTCACGGAATACCTTGATTGTGGTTATAACAGCAATAGTCTCCTATGTCTGGTTAGTCTTGGAGCCACAGGTTCCCTACGCTCTCAGTAAGAATGCTTTATCTGGATTACCAAATTTAACTCTTCCGATATTTACCATTGAGACACCAGAGAAGACCTTTACGTTCTGGGAAATGGTAGCCGATATGAATGTGGGTATTATTGTTATACCCATTGTTGGAATATTGACAAATATATCCATTGGAAAATTAA CTCCCAAAGGAATGGTGGATACCAATCACGAACTTTTCACACTGGGTTTATGCAACATATTCGGCTCGTTCTTTCAGGCAATGCCTAGTTCTGGAGCCTTCACTAGGTATGCCATTAGTAAGGCTTGTGGTTTGAAAAGTCCTATGGCGAATTTGTATTCAG GCATTATTGTTCTCTTGGCTTTGGCTTTTCTAAGTCCCTATTTCAATTATATACCGGAATCTACTTTGGCCGCTATTCTAATCTGCTCCATTTTTACACTGCTCGATTTCAAGTTACCCATGAGGCTGTGGTATGAATCTAAACGCGACTTTGCCATTTGGGTATTGTGTTTCGTGGTTTGCATCTTGTGTGGCGTGGAAATTGGTCTGTTTGTTAGCATTATAGTAAATGTGGCCCACTTGTTGTTCCTGTGGGCTCGTCCGGAAATCTCTGTTAAAATACAAGAG ATAGACGATATGCAATATATCTATGTCACACCAGGCAATGGCATATACTTTCCAGCAATCAATTACCTAAGATCCAAAGTTCTCAAGGCGGCTATACAAGCTGAGTTCCAGATACCCATAGTTATTGATTGTCACAAGGTTATTGGTTTGGATTTTACTGCTGCCCAAGGTTTTGTTAAGTTGGCCAGTGGTCTCAGGCGGGAAGAAGAGGATTCAGAAGAAGATCGCGGTGGTGATGCTCTACTCATTCTCTATCGCATGGAAGTGTCTTTGCAGAAGATGATCGACAATGTTGATAATTTAGTGTATTGTGAAAGTCAAGAAAAGCTACGTGAATATCTTACCCAAGAATCCTTACGCAATGGCTTTATTAATCTTAAGGAACACATTAGGGCCTCCATAGATTTGGGCTACAAACTTGATATAAAATCAGAATCATAG